A genomic window from Camelina sativa cultivar DH55 chromosome 2, Cs, whole genome shotgun sequence includes:
- the LOC104726278 gene encoding probable mitochondrial intermediate peptidase, mitochondrial, producing MWKLTRRLQPHINSTRWLIRNLMSGVSGDATGLYGFDHLKTAKGFQRFVADAIERSSELVSYISGMPSSPEIIKAMDEISDTVCCVVDSAELCRQTHPDRQFVEEANKAAIEMNDYLHHLNTNHTLYAAVKKAEQDSNLLTKEASRTAHHLRMDFERGGIHLDSEKLDKVNSLTTNIFQLCREFSENIADDPGHVDIFPASRIPRHVHHLLNPIYRSTERGSRGATRAMHKSKQKGFRINTDQRTLSSILQWTSDEEVRKIVYIQGNSVPHANHGVLEKLIAARHELAQIMGCNSYAHFMVEPNLAKSPKVVTSFLQELSKTVKSKADEEYIAIRNFKREKCGNKSAELEPWDETYYTSMMKSSVNDVDTAVVASYFPLPQCIEGLKLLVESLFGATFHTIPLAPGESWHPDVLKLSLHHSDEGDLGYFYLDLYSRKDKYPGCASFAIRGGRKISETEYQLPILALVCNFSRARDSSVVKLNHSEVEVLFHEFGHALHSLLSRTDYQHFSGTRVALDLAEMPSNLFEYYAWDYRLLKRFARHYSTGEIIPEKLVNSLQGARNMFAATELQRQVFYALIDQMLFGEQPETERDVSHLVAELKRQHTSWNHVEGTHWHIRFSHLLNYGAGYYSYLYAKCFASTIWQSICEEDPLSLSTGTLLREKFFKHGGAKDPAELLTDLAGKEIISIHGEGIIIPATTGLLNELRL from the exons atGTGGAAGCTAACGCGGCGATTGCAGCCGCATATCAATTCGACCCGATGGTTAATCCGAAATTTAATGAGCGGAGTGTCTGGAGACGCCACTGGTCTCTACGGCTTCGATCATCTTAAAACGGCTAAAGGGTTTCAGCGCTTCGTCGCTGATGCTATTGAAAG GTCTAGTGAGTTGGTGAGCTACATATCAGGAATGCCTTCGTCTCCAGAAATTATAAAAGCCATGGATGAGATTTCAGACACT gtttgttgtgttgttgacTCTGCTGAACTCTGTCGACAAACCCATCCTGAcag GCAATTTGTTGAGGAAGCGAATAAAGCAGCAATTGAGATGAATGATTATCTACAT CATCTTAACACAAACCATACTTTGTATGCTGCGGTGAAAAAAGCAGAGCAAGATTCTAACTTGCTTACCAAAGAAGCAAGTAGGACTGCACATCACCTCCGAATGGACTTTGAACGGGGTGGCATTCATCTAGACTCTG AAAAGCTAGATAAAGTGAATAGCTTAACAACCAACATTTTTCAGTTATGCAGGGA GTTCAGCGAAAACATTGCTGATGATCCAGGACATGTTGATATATTTCCAGCATCACGCATCCCTCGACATGTGCATCATCTTCTCAACCCTATCTATCGATCCACTGAAAGGGGTTCAAGAGGGGCTACAAGAGCAATGCATAAGTCGAAACAGAAGGGATTTCGAATAAATACTGATCAACGAACCCTTTCTTCCATTTTGCAATGGACATCAGACGAAGAG GTCagaaaaattgtatatattcaAGGGAACTCTGTTCCTCATGCAAATCACGGAGTTCTTGAGAAGCTTATTGCTGCACGCCATGAGCTTGCCCAG ATAATGGGGTGTAATTCTTACGCTCACTTCATGGTCGAGCCAAACTTGGCAAAGTCGCCAAAGGTTGTGACATCCTTCCTACAAGAACTGAGCAAGACAGTCAAATCAAAGGCAGACGAA GAATACATAGCCATTAGAAactttaaaagagagaaatgtgGTAACAAATCTGCAGAATTAGAGCCATGGGATGAGACTTACTATACTTCAATGATGAAATCCTCCGTCAATGATGTGGACACCGCT GTTGTAGCATCATATTTTCCTCTGCCTCAATGTATTGAAGGCCTAAAGCTGCTTGTTGAATCATTATTTGGTGCAACATTCCATACCATTCCTCTGGCCCCAGGTGAATCCTGGCACCCAGATGTGCTGAaattgtctcttcatcactcGGACGAG GGTGATCTCGGGTATTTTTACCTTGACTTGTACTCCAGAAAAGACAAGTACCCAGGGTGTGCTAGCTTTGCAATCAGAGGAGGACGCAAGATTTCTGAGACAGAATACCAACTTCCT ATTTTGGCTCTTGTTTGCAATTTTTCACGAGCTCGTGACTCATCTGTCGTGAAGCTTAATCACTCCGAAGTTGAAGTTTTGTTCCACGAATTCGGCCATGCTCTTCACTCTCTGCTCTCACGAACG GATTATCAACATTTTTCTGGTACCCGGGTGGCTCTTGACTTGGCAGAAATGCCTTCAAATCTATTTGA GTACTATGCATGGGACTATCGTCTCCTGAAGAGATTTGCCCGGCATTACTCTACCGGTGAGATAATACCCGAGAAGTTAGTGAACTCATTACAAGGAGCGAGGAACATGTTTGCAGCAACTGAACTGCAACGTCAG GTGTTTTATGCGCTGATTGACCAAATGCTATTCGGGGAACAACCAGAGACAGAAAGAGATGTGAGTCATCTCGTAGCTGAACTGAAACGGCAACACACGAGCTGGAACCATGTTGAAGGAACTCATTGGCATATTCGATTCAGTCACCTACTTAACTATGGAGCAG GATACTATAGCTACCTATACGCCAAATGCTTTGCGTCAACAATATGGCAATCAATATGTGAAGAGGATCCTCTTTCGTTGAGCACAGGAACATTGCTGAGAGAGAAGTTCTTCAAACATGGAGGAGCCAAAGATCCAGCTGAGCTGCTTACGGATCTAGCAGGCAAAGAGATCATTAGTATTCATGGTGAAGGCATTATTATCCCTGCTACCACAGGCCTTTTAAATGAGCTGAGACTATAA
- the LOC104726270 gene encoding protein LOW PSII ACCUMULATION 2, chloroplastic-like — translation MALQIYSSCSLASRPYHLHRLFSTRNPNFAIKCQNPQIETEDPAQPKNSSSSSGVGFGSPAKKLSAADTSGNKKGKGKRVVNRRAPVEKPVFMSEEGAAKAEEQRQNENAFLLTWLGLGIVILIEGLTLAASGFLPEELDKFFVKYVYPVFTPSVVLFVAGTTAYGVLKYIQNEKMKGQE, via the exons atggcgCTACAAATCTACTCTTCGTGTTCCTTGGCCTCGAGACcttatcatcttcatcgtctCTTCAGtaccagaaaccctaatttcgcaATCAAATgtcaaaatccccaaatcgaaaCGGAGGATCCAGCTCAACCGAAGAATTCTTCAAGCTCTTCCGGCGTAGGGTTCGGTTCTCCGGCTAAGAAACTGAGTGCGGCGGATACATCGGGGAATAAGAAAGGGAAAGGAAAGAGAGTGGTGAATCGGCGTGCTCCGGTGGAGAAACCGGTGTTTATGAGCGAAGAAGGAGCGGCGAAAGCAGAAGAGCAGAGACAGAACGAGAACGCGTTTCTTCTTACTTGGCTTGGGCTTGGTATCGTCATCCTCATCGAAGGACTCACACTAGCCGCTTCAG GCTTCCTCCCTGAAGAGTTGGATAAGTTTTTTGTGAAGTATGTGTATCCAGTGTTCACTCCGTCGGTTGTATTATTTGTTGCTGGGACAACTGCATATGGAGTTCTAAAGTACATACAGAATGAGAAAATGAAGGGTCAAGAGTAA